One window of Phytoactinopolyspora mesophila genomic DNA carries:
- a CDS encoding D-2-hydroxyacid dehydrogenase — MSRPVVLICLESPHSFWHFADRHAHTLRSAFPAVDFRVASSDSLNNQLPHAHVYFGWRFAADGIGLATRLVWIASPAAGTDHLPTAEAAAAGITVTRGYGYHAGPMTEHALGLILGFARGLFTSSRFQRTRNWWKDDLATEFFDLAGATLTVLGCGSIGTRLARTAQGLGMRVIGIRRTVPPDASSGITWMPATQTAHALALSDVVVNLLPATDDTWHFFDSALLNACKTGALFVNLGRGSTVDHTALLKCLDTGRLGGAALDVTEPRPLPMAHPLRRHPRVVLTPKSAAFSHRYMDEAVDFFAANLRRYLDGLPLNGVVLQPAPTPGGQAR, encoded by the coding sequence ATGAGCCGCCCCGTCGTACTGATCTGCCTGGAATCGCCCCACTCTTTCTGGCACTTCGCCGACCGGCATGCCCATACCTTGCGGTCCGCCTTCCCCGCCGTGGACTTCCGCGTCGCCTCCTCCGACTCCCTCAACAACCAGCTTCCGCACGCGCACGTCTACTTCGGGTGGCGGTTCGCCGCAGACGGTATTGGCCTCGCCACCCGCCTGGTGTGGATCGCCTCCCCCGCCGCGGGCACCGACCACCTGCCCACCGCCGAGGCCGCCGCCGCGGGGATCACCGTGACCCGCGGCTACGGCTACCACGCCGGTCCCATGACCGAGCACGCGCTGGGCCTGATCCTCGGCTTCGCCCGCGGCCTGTTCACCAGCAGCAGGTTCCAGCGCACCCGCAACTGGTGGAAGGACGACCTCGCCACCGAGTTCTTCGACCTGGCCGGCGCCACCCTCACCGTCCTCGGCTGCGGCAGCATCGGTACTCGCCTCGCGCGTACGGCCCAGGGCCTCGGCATGCGCGTCATCGGCATCCGGCGCACCGTCCCACCCGACGCGTCCAGCGGCATCACCTGGATGCCTGCCACCCAGACCGCGCACGCGTTGGCCCTTTCCGACGTCGTGGTCAACCTGCTCCCCGCTACCGACGACACCTGGCACTTCTTCGACAGCGCCCTGCTGAACGCCTGCAAAACCGGAGCGCTCTTCGTCAACCTCGGGCGGGGCTCGACCGTCGATCACACGGCCCTGCTGAAGTGCCTGGACACCGGCCGGCTCGGCGGTGCCGCCCTGGACGTGACCGAACCGCGCCCGCTGCCCATGGCGCACCCACTGCGCCGGCACCCACGCGTGGTCCTCACCCCCAAGAGCGCCGCCTTCTCCCACCGCTACATGGACGAGGCCGTCGATTTCTTCGCCGCCAACCTGCGCCGCTACCTGGACGGCTTGCCGCTCAACGGCGTCGTCCTCCAGCCCGCCCCCACCCCCGGAGGCCAAGCCCGATGA
- a CDS encoding radical SAM protein, whose product MTHADRPATLAAFAATRRNHPYLAFTLNSLCNLDCVFCKPRCMPDYGHKDRPLGADDYAAIAAEAGAWKIRKAHCSGGEPTLRGDILDIVGALADGLGDGASIGMTSHGNLRNGLSVERLQQAGLTYLNVSLHSLDPERSAAIMGGGDPRVARTTIDEALARGLKVKINCVLQRSYLDDAFHVAELARTLPVAVRLIELQNIGPAQDLFDTEFIPEAEVRRHLHDWFAGAGEIDREALGVRSPGRYLQPTGWSGSIGFISNSSCATCSDANRIKITPTGVARPCILHNRDIPLKPHLARGTLTTAFAHLFRAMIERNSNDAWQGYHYVDYDLRWDRMERPEGAPVTGLPLLPLADAGAGAPACGRRPGSGEGR is encoded by the coding sequence ATGACCCACGCCGACCGACCCGCGACGCTCGCGGCGTTCGCCGCCACCAGGCGCAACCACCCCTACCTCGCCTTCACTCTCAACTCGCTGTGCAATCTGGACTGCGTCTTCTGCAAGCCCCGGTGCATGCCCGACTACGGCCACAAGGACCGGCCACTGGGCGCCGACGACTACGCGGCCATCGCCGCCGAGGCCGGCGCCTGGAAGATCAGGAAAGCCCACTGCTCCGGCGGTGAGCCCACCCTGCGCGGCGACATCCTCGACATCGTCGGCGCCCTCGCCGACGGGCTCGGCGACGGCGCGTCCATCGGCATGACCAGCCACGGAAACCTCCGCAACGGCCTGTCGGTCGAGCGGCTCCAGCAGGCCGGTCTGACCTACCTCAACGTCAGCCTGCACAGCCTTGACCCGGAACGCTCCGCCGCCATCATGGGCGGCGGCGACCCCCGCGTCGCGCGGACCACCATCGACGAGGCCCTGGCCCGCGGACTCAAGGTAAAGATCAACTGCGTGCTGCAGCGCAGCTACCTCGACGACGCCTTCCACGTCGCAGAGCTCGCCCGGACCCTGCCGGTCGCCGTCCGCCTCATCGAGCTCCAGAACATTGGGCCCGCACAGGACCTGTTCGACACCGAGTTCATCCCCGAGGCCGAGGTCCGCCGCCACTTGCACGACTGGTTCGCGGGTGCCGGAGAGATCGACCGTGAAGCCCTGGGAGTGCGCAGCCCTGGCCGCTACCTCCAGCCCACCGGCTGGTCGGGGTCGATCGGCTTCATCTCCAACTCCAGCTGCGCCACCTGCTCCGACGCCAACCGCATCAAGATCACGCCCACCGGAGTGGCCAGGCCGTGCATCCTGCACAACCGCGATATCCCGCTCAAGCCGCACCTTGCCCGTGGCACGCTCACCACGGCCTTCGCCCACCTCTTCCGCGCCATGATCGAACGCAACAGCAACGACGCGTGGCAGGGCTATCACTACGTCGACTACGACCTGCGCTGGGACCGCATGGAGCGCCCGGAAGGCGCCCCTGTAACGGGGCTGCCGCTGCTGCCCCTCGCCGATGCCGGAGCCGGCGCTCCGGCCTGTGGCCGGCGTCCGGGCTCGGGGGAGGGCCGGTGA
- a CDS encoding glycosyltransferase, which yields MIVASQQRPADTGRVRPPGPGTQRVVVALHEGIYGASSGTGFSNRAFITALTQLLPHGRMTVVSARVTSASPHYDRRWNAELRLLLDDAGAEVIPLHLLGDLAATVEGCEALSKEAAGQATTLTDPTGRCLLIGLDVPFLGLPRYTPRGIDILAVPRTTSMLTDPSDRARFCWERASLRALAARGGYVAAISRFMRGHLQHAYGVSDEALLDLPNGLLLDEANRAPYGRPLPVAARAGFLLAMGRAVPEKGFEDLLNALGMLREQHVPLPHLILAATGSSASPDSYQQKLAQLVDTNDLDATVLTRFDPAVRGWLSSPVLRAVVVPSREEPFGRIPLEAFAAHAGPVVATTAGGLAQTVVDGLTGLTAAPGDPESLAAAVERALKIQPGERERMLGAGTTLLAERHDYTAAIRAALRRCAPWALTTATRQQGAAR from the coding sequence GTGATCGTCGCCAGCCAGCAGCGCCCGGCAGACACCGGCCGCGTCCGCCCGCCTGGTCCCGGGACGCAGCGTGTCGTCGTGGCCCTCCACGAAGGGATCTACGGCGCGAGCTCCGGCACCGGTTTCAGTAACCGGGCCTTCATCACCGCGCTGACTCAGCTGCTGCCGCACGGCCGGATGACCGTCGTGTCCGCCCGGGTGACGTCGGCCAGTCCGCACTACGACCGGCGGTGGAATGCCGAGCTGCGGCTGCTTCTTGACGACGCGGGTGCGGAAGTGATCCCGCTGCATCTCCTGGGTGACCTTGCCGCCACCGTCGAGGGCTGCGAGGCACTGAGCAAGGAGGCTGCCGGGCAGGCGACCACCCTCACCGACCCCACCGGGCGCTGTCTGCTCATCGGCCTCGATGTTCCGTTTCTCGGCCTGCCCCGCTACACGCCGCGCGGAATCGACATCCTCGCGGTCCCGCGTACGACCAGCATGCTGACCGATCCGTCGGACCGCGCGCGATTCTGCTGGGAGCGGGCCAGCCTTCGCGCCCTGGCAGCCCGGGGCGGCTATGTCGCGGCGATCTCACGGTTCATGCGCGGCCACTTGCAGCACGCGTACGGCGTCTCCGACGAGGCTCTGCTCGACCTGCCCAACGGGCTGCTGCTCGACGAAGCCAACCGCGCACCGTATGGGCGGCCCCTGCCAGTCGCGGCACGAGCCGGCTTCCTGCTGGCCATGGGCAGGGCCGTTCCGGAGAAGGGCTTCGAGGATCTGCTGAACGCGCTCGGCATGCTGCGCGAACAGCACGTTCCCCTTCCGCACTTGATCCTTGCGGCCACCGGGAGCAGCGCCAGCCCCGACAGCTACCAGCAGAAGCTGGCCCAGCTCGTAGACACGAACGACCTCGATGCCACCGTGCTGACGCGCTTCGATCCGGCCGTACGCGGCTGGCTGAGCAGCCCTGTTCTGCGTGCGGTGGTCGTGCCCTCCCGCGAGGAGCCGTTCGGACGTATCCCGCTGGAAGCGTTCGCCGCGCATGCCGGGCCGGTGGTCGCCACCACCGCCGGCGGCCTGGCCCAGACGGTGGTCGATGGCCTGACAGGGCTCACGGCTGCTCCCGGCGACCCCGAGTCGCTCGCCGCCGCTGTTGAGCGGGCGCTGAAGATCCAGCCGGGCGAACGCGAGCGGATGCTCGGCGCCGGCACCACGCTGCTCGCCGAACGCCACGACTACACGGCTGCCATCCGCGCGGCCCTCCGCCGCTGCGCCCCCTGGGCACTGACGACGGCGACTCGCCAGCAAGGCGCGGCCCGATGA